A single window of Lutzomyia longipalpis isolate SR_M1_2022 chromosome 1, ASM2433408v1 DNA harbors:
- the LOC129787335 gene encoding juvenile hormone esterase-like — MRFSFFVFSLIFANYFNYSISQKSPFFSRNFFREFLRKSSNSKSEVCAKAGCVRGKVESGRVKPYEAFYGIPYAEPPVGKLRFENPVPYAGWKGYWDATYPRDGCLQKNIFIYTLPISGSEDCLYLNVYRPVYRKKDEKMPVVIYFSAGSWLSFSSNPSEFGPEYLMDNGEVILVTFNYRLGMFGLLCSGDEAVKGNFALKDQQIAMKWVVDNIEYFGGDANSITLLGYACGAASIHLHMMNPISQALFQRAVLMSGSAISPWTLVRDFKTQFRQSAQYVGLNDWDTASTFELAYQLKKVDALSLLTAVDNFFVFVATPPAPFTPCIEGNWEGAFLTEDPRVLWAEGRYFPKPVIIGSTTNEGVLGAVVTRNETLLPILNENLYTFLPILLNFPPRYMAEVLKYYFGDNDVIDSSNERQFFQVITDRLFVYPQNSFVNQFISTADIATTPIYIYEFDFKSQYTYLRTFTGQDINLGVCHMDDLFYLFTMKEFIPEFDTTSPEGRMVDVFVRTMVNFAARGEIKDWRRFKPCTPATSTPSCDRQLFLRFKKEDPNQVMVSVTNEIDTEMIKLWSRIDNGINAITQNCN, encoded by the exons ATGAGATTCTCTTTCTTCgtcttttctttgatttttgcaaattattttaattattcaatttcacaaaaatctccATTTTTTAGTAGAAATTTCTTCAGggaattcttaagaaaatcaagCAATTCCAAATCAGAAGTTTGTGCAAAAGCTGGATGTGTTCGTGGAAAAGTTGAAAGTGGACGAGTGAAGCCCTATGAAGCTTTCTATGGGATTCCTTATGCTGAACCTCCAGTTGGAAAGCTCAGATTTGAAAATCCTGTTCCCTATGCAGGATGGAAAGGATACTGGGATGCAACCTATCCAAGGGATGGTTGCTTGCAGAAGAATATCTTCATATACACCCTTCCAATTTCTGGTTCAGAGGACTGTCTCTACCTCAACGTCTATAGACCTGTGTATAGGAAGAAAGATGAGAAGATGCCCGTCGTGATTTATTTCAGTGCCGGTTCCTGGCTAAGTTTCTCTTCGAATCCTTCAGAATTTGGTCCTGAATATCTCATGGACAATGGCGAAGTGATCCTAGTTACATTTAACTACAGACTTGGAATGTTTGGCCTTCTCTGTTCAGGAGATGAAGCAGTTAAGGGAAATTTCGCGCTGAAAGATCAACAAATCGCCATGAAATGGGTTGTTGATAATATTGAGTACTTCGGTGGAGACGCTAATTCTATAACGCTCTTGGGATATGCTTGTGGTGCTGCTTCAATTCATTTGCATATGATGAATCCGATATCACAGG CACTCTTCCAACGAGCTGTTCTTATGAGTGGCTCAGCCATTAGTCCGTGGACTTTAGTGCGTGATTTTAAAACACAATTCAGACAAAGTGCTCAATATGTTGGATTAAATGATTGGGACACAGCATCTACCTTTGAATTAGCATATCAACTTAAGAAAGTCGATGCTCTGAGTCTCCTCACGGCTGTTGATAATTTTTTCGTCTTTGTAGCCACACCACCAGCTCCTTTTACTCCGTGCATAGAAGGAAACTGGGAAGGAGCATTCCTCACAGAGGATCCCCGAGTTCTGTGGGCTGAAGGTAGATACTTTCCGAAACCTGTTATCATCGGATCAACAACCAATGAAGGAGTTTTGGGGGCTGTTGTGACCAGAAATGAAACTCTTCTGCCTATATTGAATGAGAACCTCTACACTTTCCTTCCGATTCTTCTAAATTTCCCTCCTAGGTATATGGCGGAAGttcttaaatattattttggagATAACGACGTTATTGATAGTTCAAATGAAAGACAATTTTTCCAG GTGATAACAGACAGGTTGTTTGTGTATCCTCAAAACAGTTTTGTAAACCAATTCATAAGTACTGCTGACATCGCAACGACTCCGATATATATTTACGAATTTGACTTTAAG AGTCAATACACATATTTAAGGACTTTCACTGGACAGGATATAAACTTAGGAGTATGCCATATGGATGACTTGTTCTACCTCTTTACCATGAAAGAATTTATCCCTGAATTCGACACAACTTCTCCTGAAGGAAGAATGGTGGACGTTTTTGTCCGTACAATGGTTAATTTTGCAGCTAGAGGAGAGATCAAGGACTGGAGAAGGTTCAAACCTTGTACTCCTGCTACATCAACACCTTCCTGCGATCGTCAACTGTTCCtgagatttaaaaaagagGATCCAAACCAAGTTATGGTCTCCGTGACGAATGAAATTGATACAGAAATGATCAAATTGTGGTCTAGAATTGACAATGGCATTAATGCTATCACACagaattgcaattaa
- the LOC129787321 gene encoding juvenile hormone esterase-like, with translation MKERMKFSYFFFILIFASSFNLILSQKNNFSHRDWLRKSANSLAEVCAKAGCVRGKVESGRVKPYEAFYSIPYAEPPVGKLRFENPVPKSGWSGYWDATFFRGVCLQDHNIYPDPIRGSEDCLYLNVYRPVYRKKGVKMPVMVFIHGGSWLDFSSSPTQFGPEYLMDNGEVILVTLNYRLGLFGLLCSGDEAVKGNFAFKDQQLAMKWIVDNIEYFGGDAESITLIGQSAGAASVHLHMMNPTSQALFHRAVLMSGTAISPWNYLKDFKTQFRQAAQFVGLADWETATTFELAAQLKEVDALTFVEIINRFYLFVLTPPNPLGFCIEGDWEDAFLQENPRILWAEGKYFPKPILIGTTSNEGLLAAVVTRNETFLTIFNENFYNFLPVVFSMYPRYVTDVVNYYLGGQDFIDSTNEGQVFKMATDRLFVYPMITLVRQFLETADVQEDPIYIYEFAFKSAYTFLKYFSGQDINLGVCHMDDVFYLFTMSDFIPIFNTTSPEGRMVDTYVRTMVNFATRGEVKDWRRYRPCTASTSTPFCDRQIFYRYTELDPNQVMVSVSNKIDEGMVKLWNRIDNGINAITED, from the exons ATGAAAGAAAGAATGAAgttctcatattttttctttattttaatttttgcaagttcctttaatttaattttatcacaaaagaacaatttttcgCATAGAGATTGGTTGAGAAAATCAGCTAATTCTTTGGCGGAAGTTTGTGCAAAAGCTGGATGTGTTCGTGGAAAAGTTGAAAGTGGAAGAGTGAAGCCTTACGAAGCTTTCTACAGTATTCCTTACGCTGAACCTCCAGTTGGAAAGCTCAGATTTGAAAATCCCGTACCTAAAAGTGGTTGGTCAGGATACTGGGATGCTACCTTCTTCCGGGGGGTTTGTCTGCAGGATCACAATATTTATCCTGATCCAATAAGAGGATCAGAAGACTGTCTCTACCTCAACGTTTATCGACCTGTCTATAGGAAGAAAGGTGTTAAAATGCCCGTGATGGTTTTTATCCATGGAGGATCCTGGCTGGATTTCTCCTCTAGTCCAACACAATTCGGTCCTGAATATCTAATGGACAACGGGGAAGTAATCTTAGTGACGCTAAACTACCGGCTGGGGCTCTTTGGCCTTCTCTGCTCAGGGGATGAAGCTGTTAAGGGAAATTTCGCCTTCAAAGATCAACAACTCGCCATGAAATGGATTGTGGATAATATTGAATACTTTGGGGGAGACGCCGAATCGATCACACTTATTGGCCAAAGTGCTGGTGCTGCGTCTGTTCATTTGCATATGATGAACCCAACGTCTCAGG CGCTCTTCCATCGAGCTGTTCTTATGAGTGGAACCGCGATAAGTCCGTGGAATTACTTGAAAGATTTCAAAACTCAATTCCGACAAGCTGCTCAATTCGTTGGACTTGCAGATTGGGAAACAGCCACAACTTTTGAATTAGCCGCTCAGCTAAAGGAGGTTGATGCTTTGACCTTCGTTGAGATTATTAATAGATTCTATCTTTTTGTCCTAACACCACCAAATCCACTGGGTTTCTGCATTGAAGGAGACTGGGAGGATGCATTCCTTCAGGAGAATCCTCGCATACTTTGGGCAGAAGGGAAGTACTTCCCAAAACCCATCCTAATTGGAACAACATCAAATGAAGGACTTCTGGCAGCGGTTGTAACACGGAATGAAACCTTTCTAACCATATTCAACGAGAACTTTTACAATTTCCTCCCGGTTGTATTTTCCATGTATCCGAGATATGTAACTGATGTTGTGAATTACTATCTAGGTGGTCAAGATTTCATAGATAGTACCAATGAAGGACAAGTATTCAAA atGGCTACAGATAGGCTGTTTGTATATCCGATGATAACTCTCGTTAGGCAATTCCTAGAAACAGCTGATGTGCAGGAAGATCCTATATACATTTACGAATTCGCATTTAAG aGCGCTTATACATTCCTCAAATACTTTTCTGGCCAAGACATAAACTTAGGCGTATGTCACATGGATGACGTATTCTACCTGTTTACAATGTCAGACTTTATTCCAATATTCAATACAACTTCCCCAGAAGGAAGAATGGTGGACACGTACGTTCGAACAATGGTTAATTTTGCCACAAGAGGGGAAGTTAAGGACTGGAGGAGATATAGACCCTGCACAGCCTCAACGTCAACTCCGTTCTGTGATCGTCAGATTTTCTACAGATACACTGAGCTTGATCCAAACCAAGTTATGGTCTCAGTTTCCAATAAAATCGATGAAGGGATGGTGAAACTGTGGAATAGGATTGATAATGGCATCAATGCCATTACTGAAGATTAA
- the LOC129787326 gene encoding juvenile hormone esterase-like encodes MKFLEILIFFSNFLFQVNSKAKTPLYGIFFARTDLTSPEVCAKVGCFRGKFESGRVRPYEAFYGIPYAEPPLGDLRFEKPIPHRGWTGYWDATYARDACMQRNIFLFEQPILGSEDCLYLNVYRPNNWKKAKKLPVIVWIHGGATVAFSSDPEVIGPEYLMDNGEVILVTLNYRLGFFGFLCSGDEAVKGNFGVKDQQLAIKWVAANIEYFGGDPDSITLGGESSGAAATHLHMLNPVSRTFFHRVMLMSGSALNGWAISTDCPIKFRLGAKYSGLENWETGTTYELANELKKLDALTLVLALDKLFVFLQTPPGPLRPCIEGDWEDAFLKEHPRKIWLEGRYGPKPIFIGTTSDEGTLGAGLTTNETILKEFNENIYEYIPIQLDINPRYMGEVIERYLGGKDYIDESNVEGYYQLYTDKQFIYPMVALVEQYLQHSDVTKNPIFIYEFAFRSAYTFVKFLTGQDIYLGVSHIDDLFFLFSSPGLFTPFTPDSPEGHMADTWVRTVVNFVVRGEMKFWRKYTPCTPAMSIPFCDRQIFQRYEKMDPNQVNVSVSNKIDTEMIKFWAEKEYGVDAITFTPCF; translated from the exons ATGAAATTCTTAGaaatcttgattttcttctcaaatttcctttttcaagTAAATTCTAAAGCTAAAACTCCACtatatggaatatttttcgCAAGAACTGACCTTACTAGTCCAGAGGTTTGTGCCAAAGTGGGGtgttttcgtggaaaatttgaAAGTGGAAGAGTGAGGCCATACGAAGCTTTCTACGGAATTCCCTATGCTGAGCCTCCTCTTGGGGACTTAAGATTTGAAAAGCCTATTCCCCATAGAGGATGGACAGGATACTGGGATGCTACGTACGCGAGGGATGCCTGTATgcaaaggaatatttttctctttgaacaACCCATTTTAGGCTCTGAAGACTGCCTCTACCTCAATGTCTATCGGCCGAATAATTGGAAGAAGGCTAAAAAGCTTCCTGTTATTGTGTGGATTCACGGAGGAGCCACCGTGGCTTTCTCATCGGATCCTGAAGTAATTGGACCTGAATATCTAATGGACAATGGGGAAGTTATCCTTGTAACTCTGAACTACAGACTTGGCTTTTTCGGCTTTCTCTGCTCAGGAGATGAAGCCGTAAAAGGAAATTTCGGTGTTAAGGATCAACAACTCGCCATTAAATGGGTTGCTGCAAATATTGAATACTTTGGTGGCGATCCTGATTCCATAACACTTGGAGGAGAAAGTTCCGGAGCAGCTGCTACTCACTTGCATATGCTCAATCCTGTTTCCAGGA cCTTTTTCCATCGTGTGATGTTGATGAGTGGTTCAGCTCTCAATGGATGGGCTATTTCAACAGATTGTCCAATTAAATTTCGTCTCGGTGCTAAATACAGTGGACTTGAAAATTGGGAAACAGGAACTACGTATGAGCTGGCGAACGAATTGAAGAAGCTCGATGCTCTTACCTTGGTCTTGGCTCTTgataaattgtttgttttccTCCAAACTCCCCCTGGACCCCTTCGACCGTGCATTGAGGGAGATTGGGAGGATGCTTTTCTAAAGGAACATCCTAGGAAAATTTGGCTAGAAGGCCGATACGGACCTAAGCCCATTTTCATTGGGACTACATCCGATGAAGGAACTCTGGGGGCTGGACTTACAACCaatgaaacaattttaaaggaatttaatgagaatatttatgaatatatCCCCATTCAATTGGACATTAATCCTAGATATATGGGTGAAGTAATTGAGCGGTATTTAGGAGGAAAGGACTACATTGATGAAAGTAACGTTGAAGGCTATTATCAG tTATACACAGATAAACAATTCATCTACCCTATGGTAGCCCTTGTTGAGCAGTACCTACAGCATTCAGATGTCACGAAGAATCCTATATTTATCTACGAATTTGCCTTCAGa AGCGCTTATACCTTTGTTAAATTCCTAACCGGGCAGGATATTTATTTAGGAGTTAGCCACATAGACGATCTATTCTTTCTCTTCAGTTCTCCAGGTCTTTTCACGCCATTTACACCTGATTCACCTGAAGGCCACATGGCTGATACTTGGGTACGTACTGTTGTGAATTTCGTGGTAAGAGGAGAAATGAAATTCTGGCGGAAATATACTCCCTGTACCCCTGCTATGTCTATCCCTTTCTGCGATCGTCAGATTTTCCAGAGATACGAAAAGATGGATCCGAACCAAGTAAATGTTTCAGTctccaataaaattgatacagaaatgattaaattttgggCCGAAAAAGAATATGGCGTTGATGCGATTACTTTCACTCCTTGTTTTTAA
- the LOC129787332 gene encoding cholinesterase 1-like, whose product MNFKKNKKLQVFVWIHGGALLSFSSSPDQFGPEYLMDNGEVILVTLNYRLGLFGFLCSGDAAVKGNFGLKDQQLALKWIATNIEYFGGDQKSITLAGQSSGAASINLHMMNLVSQNLFHRVILQSGTAISPFTYQIDFEAQFRQAAEGSGLENWQTASTFELAYQLKQVNALTLVLAIDQLFAYIATPPVPLRPCIEGDWEGAFLREDPRKVWAEGRFVQKPILIGTNSNEGALGAILTTNATYLRGFNDNIYEFLPSQFDFHPRYAAEVMKFYFGEKDYIDDTNAKDYYRMYTDRLFTYPLITLVQQYLNYADTQENPIFLYEFSFKSSYTLLRTLTGLDINLGVAHNDELFYLFTMKEFIPEFDTTSPEGRMVDIFVRTMVNFAARGEIKDWRRFKPCTPATSTPSCDRQLFLRFKKEDPNQVMVSVTNEIDTEMIKLWSRIDNGINAIELNCN is encoded by the exons atgaattttaagaagaataaaaagctCCAAGTCTTTGTATGGATACACGGCGGGGCTTTGCTATCTTTCTCATCAAGCCCTGATCAATTTGGCCCTGAATATTTAATGGACAATGGGGAAGTTATCCTTGTAACTCTGAACTACAGACTTGGCTTATTCGGCTTCCTTTGCTCAGGAGATGCAGCTGTGAAGGGAAATTTTGGTTTGAAGGATCAACAGTTGGCTCTAAAATGGATAGCAACTAACATTGAGTATTTTGGTGGTGACCAAAAGTCAATAACCCTTGCTGGACAGAGTTCAGGAGCAgcttcaattaatttacacaTGATGAATCTCGTATCTCAAA aCCTTTTTCATCGGGTTATTCTACAAAGTGGTACGGCTATTAGTCCATTCACTTATCAGATAGATTTTGAGGCTCAATTTCGTCAAGCAGCTGAGGGCAGTGGCCTGGAAAATTGGCAGACAGCATCAACATTTGAATTAGCTTATCAACTTAAGCAGGTGAACGCTTTAACACTTGTCTTAGCAATTGATCAGCTATTTGCCTACATTGCCACACCTCCTGTACCACTGAGGCCTTGTATAGAAGGAGACTGGGAAGGAGCTTTCCTGCGAGAGGATCCTCGAAAAGTCTGGGCAGAAGGAAGATTCGTTCAGAAACCAATTTTAATTGGAACGAACAGCAATGAAGGAGCTCTCGGGGCTATTTTAACGACTAACGCAACATATCTCCGAGGATTCAATGATAACATTTATGAATTTCTTCCAAGTCAGTTTGATTTTCATCCTAGATATGCAGCAGAAGTtatgaagttttattttgGTGAGAAGGACTACATTGATGATACAAATGCTAAAGATTACTACAGG ATGTACACCGACCGATTATTTACATACCCTTTGATTACTTTGGTAcaacaatatttaaattatgcaGATACTCAGGAAAATCCGATTTTTCTCTACGAGTTTAGTTTTAAA AGTTCTTACACGCTCTTGAGGACACTCACAGGATTAGATATAAACTTAGGAGTAGCCCACAATGACGAGTTATTCTACCTCTTCACtatgaaagaatttattcctGAATTCGACACAACTTCTCCTGAAGGAAGAATGGTGGACATTTTTGTTCGAACTATGGTTAATTTTGCAGCTAGAGGAGAGATCAAGGACTGGAGAAGGTTCAAACCTTGTACTCCTGCTACATCAACACCTTCCTGCGATCGTCAACTGTTCCtgagatttaaaaaagagGATCCAAACCAAGTTATGGTCTCTGTGACGAATGAAATTGATACAGAAATGATCAAATTGTGGTCTAGAATTGACAATGGCATCAATGCAATTGAGCTGAATTGCAACTAA
- the LOC129791248 gene encoding juvenile hormone esterase-like: protein MNLFTLILISGCLILGINSQNQSKDFSEKLTYSEPEVCAKAGCVRGKVESGRLKPYDAFYGIPYAEPPVGKLRFESPVPYAGWSGYWNATYPRDSCTQRSTNFPNSEDCLYLNIYRPIHRLKDKKLPVMVWIHGGSFISFSGSPDFFGPEYLMDNGEVIVVTLNYRLGIFGFLCSGDEAVKGNFGLKDQQLALQWVASNIESFGGDQNSITLAGHSSGAATVHLQMMNSNSQALFHRVILMSGSALGPFMYPIDFPAQFRLVAKSSGLSNWDTDSKSSLAKGLKNIEASTLLTAMDDLFVLDSIPATPLRPCVEGNWEGAFMTEDPRKGPYSFVELLTGKDLNLGVGHLDNILYLFTIKILFPPFEENTTESKMVDIYEY from the exons ATGAATCTTTTTACATTAATACTTATCTCGGGATGTTTAATTTTGggaataaattctcaaaatcaaAGCAAAGATTTTAGTGAAAAGCTAACTTATTCAGAGCCAGAAGTTTGTGCGAAAGCTGGATGTGTTCGTGGAAAAGTTGAAAGTGGACGATTAAAGCCCTATGATGCTTTCTACGGGATTCCTTATGCTGAACCTCCAGTTGGGAAGCTCAGATTCGAGAGTCCTGTTCCCTATGCAGGATGGTCAGGATACTGGAATGCTACCTACCCCAGGGATTCCTGTACTCAACGGAGTACTAACTTTCCCA ATTCAGAAGATTGTTTGTATTTAAACATTTACCGGCCAATTCACAGACTCAAGGATAAAAAACTACCAGTAATGGTTTGGATTCATGGAGGATCATTCATAAGTTTCTCAGGAAGTCCTGATTTCTTTGGACCTGAATATCTAATGGACAATGGGGAAGTTATCGTAGTAACCCTTAACTACAGACTTGGCATTTTTGGTTTTCTCTGTTCAGGAGATGAAGCGGTTAAAGGAAATTTCGGACTTAAGGATCAACAGTTAGCCTTACAATGGGTGGCTTCAAACATTGAGTCTTTTGGTGGAGACCAGAACTCTATAACCCTAGCTGGCCATAGTTCAGGAGCAGCTACTGTTCATCTACAAATGATGAATTCAAATTCTCAAG CCCTGTTTCATCGCGTTATTTTAATGAGCGGTTCAGCTCTGGGTCCATTTATGTACCCAATTGATTTTCCTGCCCAATTCAGGCTAGTAGCTAAAAGTTCAGGCTTAAGTAATTGGGATACAGACTCAAAGTCCAGCTTAGCAAAAGGCCTCAAAAATATCGAAGCGTCGACATTGCTGACAGCTATGGACGACTTATTTGTTCTTGATTCAATACCTGCAACACCACTACGTCCTTGCGTTGAAGGAAACTGGGAGGGTGCATTTATGACGGAAGATCCTAGAAAG ggTCCTTATAGTTTTGTCGAACTCCTAACAGGGAAGGATCTAAATCTAGGAGTTGGACACCTAGATAACATTCTCTATCTCttcacaataaaaattctatttccaCCATTTGAAGAGAATACAACTGAGTCTAAGATGGTTGACATTTAC
- the LOC129787322 gene encoding juvenile hormone esterase-like, with the protein MFKFLLTLFFFLKCVNYLTCAESSNESVTIEKLVNSELEVCAKAGCVRGKFESGRIKPYEAFYGIPYAEPPIGKLRFENPLPYKGWQGYWDATYPRNACIQKNVLLSTKPILGSEDCLYLNVYRPINWQQKKKFSVMVWIHGGELLSFSSSPDQFGPEYLMDNGEVILVTLNYRLGFFGFLCSGDAAVKGNFGLKDQQLALKWVAANIEYFGGDSQSVTLVGNSAGAATVHLQMMNPVSQNLFQRVVLMSGSAVSPLVYIHDNARSKFCLAAKYSGLKDWNTSTTFQLAYQLKQLDALVLVEAVNKLFAFFATPPVPLRPCIEGDWEGAFLQEDPRTIWAEGRFVQKPILIGRTSNKGVLAAAIAINETLLGIFNENIDEFLPIQLDFHPRYVTKVMDYYLNGKDYIDESNVKFYYKMYGDRIYTYPLINLVKQYLKYANVEENPVYIYEFDFESSYSFFKFITGKNIYLGVGHIDDLFYLFTMSSLFPPIKPDSPEGKMVDIFVRTIVNFVTRGEVKSWRKFTPCTPSTSTPFCDRQIFRRYEKLDLNEVIVSVSNEIDVKMVKFWTEIDNREN; encoded by the exons ATGTTTAAGTTTCTTTtgactttattctttttcttgaagTGTGTTAATTACTTGACTTGTGCAGAAAGTAGTAATGAATCTGtaacaattgaaaaattagtgAATTCTGAACTAGAAGTTTGTGCAAAAGCTGGATGTGTTCGTGGAAAATTTGAAAGTGGACGTATTAAGCCCTATGAAGCTTTCTATGGGATTCCTTATGCTGAACCTCCTATTGGAAAGCTCAGATTTGAGAATCCTCTTCCCTACAAAGGGTGGCAAGGATACTGGGATGCTACCTACCCAAGGAATGCCTGTATACaaaagaatgttttgctgAGCACAAAACCAATCCTTGGATCTGAAGACTGCCTATATCTCAATGTCTATCGACCTATCAATTGGCAGCAGAAGAAGAAGTTCTCAGTTATGGTTTGGATTCATGGAGGAGAATTATTATCATTCTCATCAAGCCCTGACCAATTTGGGCCAGAATATTTAATGGACAATGGGGAAGTTATCCTCGTAACTTTGAACTACAGACTTGGCTTTTTTGGCTTTCTCTGCTCAGGAGATGCAGctgtaaaaggaaatttcgGACTAAAGGATCAACAGTTGGCCCTTAAGTGGGTAGCAGCTAACATTGAATACTTTGGTGGGGATTCTCAATCGGTAACACTTGTAGGAAATTCCGCAGGGGCTGCTACAGTTCACTTACAAATGATGAATCCTGTTTCTCAGA atCTCTTTCAACGCGTTGTATTGATGAGTGGTTCAGCCGTCAGTCCATTGGTATACATTCACGACAATGCTAGATCGAAATTTTGTCTAGCTGCTAAGTACAGTGGGTTAAAGGATTGGAATACATCGACTACCTTCCAATTAGCTTACCAATTAAAGCAATTAGACGCATTAGTTCTCGTTGAAGCTGTGAACAAACTCTTTGCTTTCTTTGCAACACCTCCTGTACCTTTGAGACCTTGCATAGAAGGAGACTGGGAAGGAGCTTTCCTGCAAGAGGATCCAAGGACGATCTGGGCAGAAGGAAGATTTGTGCAAAAACCCATTTTGATTGGCAGAACAAGCAATAAAGGCGTTCTTGCGGCAGCTATTGCAATTAATGAAACTTTGCTAGgaatattcaatgaaaatattgacgAATTTCTGCCAATTCAATTGGACTTTCATCCTAGATATGTAACGAAAGTTATGGACTActatttaaatggaaaagacTACATTGATGAGTCTAACGTTAAATTTTACTACAAA atgTATGGAGATCGGATCTACACCTACCCCTTGATAAATTTGGTTAAGCAATACTTGAAATACGCCAACGTTGAAGAAAATCCAGTTTACATTTACGAATTTGACTTTGAG AGCTCATATTCCTTCTTCAAATTCATAACCGGAAAGAATATTTACTTAGGGGTAGGTCACATAGATGATCTATTCTATCTCTTTACAATGTCTTCACTGTTCCCGCCAATTAAACCAGATTCTCCGGAAGGTAAAATGGTGGATATATTTGTTAGAACAATTGTTAACTTCGTCACAAGGGGTGAAGTCAAATCTTGGAGGAAATTTACACCCTGCACGCCCTCAACATCAACCCCTTTCTGTGATCGTCAGATATTCCGGAGATATGAAAAACTCGATCTTAATGAGGTAATTGTTTCAGTTTCCAATGAAATTGACGTGAAAATGGTTAAATTTTGGACTGAAATTGACAATCGagagaattaa